Proteins encoded together in one Gemmatimonadota bacterium window:
- a CDS encoding MFS transporter — protein MTKHNPYEAFRIREFRLYALGWFAALVGTQIQSAAIGWEMYARTGQALALGLVGLAIALPTMILALPAGYLADRFNRRTVMMLSLTGTTLTSLGLAAVSWKQGPIALMYALLVVDAAITVLGAPARRAIIPQLVPRGIFPNAVAWSMSLMQMAWVVGPMIGGLIAAVYVPAAYLASAGCTGWFLLILSRLRVPPVERDKNAARISPLQNLMGGLVFLKNNRLLLSLMALDMFAVLLGGAVYLLPIYAQDILKVGSEGFGILRSAPAVGALIMALTLAHLPPMKKAGRNLLLTVAGFGAATIVFGISENFWLSFAMLVLTGAFDNVSMVIRHTLVQLITPDAMRGRVSAVNGVFVSASNELGGLESGGVAELYGPVFSVVSGGIGTLLVTGITAIASPSLRKVGALDEVEEG, from the coding sequence TTGACCAAACATAATCCCTATGAAGCATTTCGCATCAGGGAATTTCGGTTATACGCGCTGGGCTGGTTTGCCGCATTGGTCGGTACGCAGATTCAGAGTGCCGCCATAGGATGGGAAATGTACGCGCGCACCGGGCAGGCACTCGCGCTGGGCCTGGTGGGTCTGGCAATTGCATTGCCCACAATGATCCTCGCACTCCCCGCGGGTTATCTCGCCGACCGCTTTAACCGGCGCACAGTCATGATGTTGAGCTTGACCGGCACGACCCTGACCTCTCTGGGCCTTGCCGCAGTATCGTGGAAACAGGGACCAATTGCCCTGATGTACGCCCTGCTCGTCGTCGATGCCGCAATAACCGTACTCGGTGCGCCAGCACGGCGGGCAATCATACCCCAATTGGTACCGCGCGGGATATTTCCCAATGCCGTAGCATGGAGTATGAGCTTGATGCAAATGGCGTGGGTAGTGGGACCCATGATCGGAGGCCTGATTGCCGCAGTTTATGTACCTGCAGCGTACCTGGCAAGTGCCGGATGTACGGGATGGTTTCTATTGATACTATCCCGATTGCGCGTACCGCCCGTAGAACGCGATAAAAACGCAGCGCGGATTTCACCGCTACAAAATCTGATGGGCGGACTGGTATTTTTAAAAAACAACCGCTTGCTATTATCCCTCATGGCACTGGACATGTTTGCCGTGCTCCTGGGCGGAGCCGTATATCTATTGCCAATTTACGCGCAGGACATATTGAAGGTAGGATCAGAGGGATTCGGAATATTGCGATCAGCACCTGCTGTGGGTGCCCTGATAATGGCACTCACACTGGCACACCTGCCCCCGATGAAAAAAGCCGGCAGAAATCTGCTCCTCACCGTAGCCGGATTTGGCGCAGCAACCATTGTCTTCGGAATATCGGAAAACTTCTGGTTGTCATTCGCGATGCTCGTATTGACCGGGGCATTTGACAACGTGAGCATGGTCATTCGACACACACTCGTACAGTTAATCACACCCGATGCAATGCGCGGCAGGGTATCGGCTGTAAACGGGGTATTTGTCAGCGCGTCAAATGAACTGGGCGGCCTCGAATCTGGAGGCGTAGCGGAATTGTACGGACCTGTATTCTCAGTCGTAAGCGGCGGCATAGGAACGCTATTAGTTACAGGCATAACAGCAATAGCTTCCCCGAGCTTGAGAAAAGTAGGCGCACTGGATGAAGTAGAGGAAGGATAG